A segment of the Hallerella porci genome:
ATGATGAACAGTGACATCATTGACCGGCATATTCGCATAATCCCTAGTACAGGGAATCGATCTCGGGATTTCCGGCAATTTTGTCCATACTCGGTCTCCCGCATCGAGGCTCCACACATTTTCCGAAGTTGCCGCATAAAATTTCCCGTTCCATTCCACGCCCTTACGAAAAAAGAATCTAGCCGAATCTGGAGATTGCGTCGTTCCCATTCTAAAATAAGGGGAGGCATCGACGCTGTCCCAACCTTGGCCATTTTC
Coding sequences within it:
- a CDS encoding PQQ-binding-like beta-propeller repeat protein — protein: MAGFRDSISVENLDFASLVMWENGQGWDSVDASPYFRMGTTQSPDSARFFFRKGVEWNGKFYAATSENVWSLDAGDRVWTKLPEIPRSIPCTRDYANMPVNDVTVHHGKLYVATDDETIFALDEFSQTWRQINSLFFTGDTANSLIGVFYLS